From Pempheris klunzingeri isolate RE-2024b chromosome 18, fPemKlu1.hap1, whole genome shotgun sequence, a single genomic window includes:
- the gnpat2 gene encoding dihydroxyacetone phosphate acyltransferase has protein sequence MPDTYRDSGLQDEGEFVDILEERRRSSDLGHALRTFSPQRYRGVPSCSTADLNKAVLESQFLRYVAKEISTETGSTVEEVREEARGLLEEMSQNLQLGFIRLMGYTLTKVLKRLFTSISVNMEGLNTLQQAIQENPVILMPSHRSYVDFLIISYILFTYDIPVPVIAAGIPLAGMKMVGEILRRSGAFFIRRAIGSDKLYWAVLSEYVKTIVRRGFAPVEFYVEGLRSRTLKSLNPKLGMMHMVVEPYFKGEVYDITLVPISISYDRVLEESLLAHELLGVPKPKESTTGLLKATKVLQEDYGSMHVNFGRPLSVRHLCQGKINRCQYNFIPRDLPQKPSAEAQACVSWLAHLIVRFQEEGSLISPWSLMACLLLQAPTTVLTKEGLPWHELTEKTLWLRRLARDFGARLNWPGQVPDSDVMSSTVALHRSVVHRKAGRVYLVQEEEPARRRPVSPEEGVIRTAAAMLMLASYRNQSVHVFVRPAMLATAIHVTNTTRRDELFTFFCFLQDVFANEFIFVPGKSSQDFEEACSLLKKSGAVHVSPQEVTVLHTGLDVLSFLRALLQPFMDSYQVMFGYLCEDGVRVLSEKQFLPAVRNLAAKLILSGQLHTYEALSSDTQKNVLSALRRLETVTKSKASEQSEYRVNKAAVRRIGDILSGKIPPQMLQTTPDARL, from the exons ATGCCGGACACG TACAGGGATTCAGGCCTGCAGGATGAGGGGGAGTTTGTGGACAtactggaggagaggaggcgcAGCAGTGATCTCGGCCACGCACTCAGGACCTTCAGCCCCCAGCGCTACAGGGGAGTCCCATCCTGCTCCACGGCCGACCTCAACAAAGCCGTGCTGGAGTCCCAGTTTCTACGCTACGTAGCCAAGGAG ATCTCCACGGAGACGGGGtcaacagtggaggaggtgagagaggaggcgCGAGGACTTTTGGAGGAAATGTCTCAAAACCTGCAGCTGGGGTTCATCAGGCTGATGGGCTACACACTCACCAAGGTGTTAAAGAGGCTCTTCACCAGCATCTCTGTCAACATGGAAGGACTCAATACG CTCCAACAAGCCATTCAGGAGAATCCTGTGATCCTGATGCCCAGTCACAGGAGTTATGTGGACTTCTTGATTATCTCCTACATCCTGTTCACCTACGACATCCCAGTACCTGTTATTGCTGCAGGAATTC CCCTTGCAGGGATGAAGATGGTCGGGGAGATACTGCGTCGCTCTGGTGCTTTCTTTATCCGACGTGCCATTGGCTCTGACAAACTGTACTGGGCAGTGCTGTCAGAATATGTCAAAACCATTGTCAGG AGAGGATTTGCTCCTGTGGAGTTTTATGTGGAGGGCCTGCGGAGTCGCACACTGAAGTCTCTGAATCCCAAGTTAG GTATGATGCACATGGTGGTGGAGCCCTACTTTAAAGGCGAGGTGTATGACATCACATTGGTTCCCATCAGTATCAGCTACGACCGGGTCCTGGAGGAATCGCTGCTTGCCCACGAGTTACTGGGTGTTCCCAAGCCCAAAGAAAGCACCACG GGTCTGCTGAAGGCGACCAAAGTGCTCCAGGAAGATTATGGCAGCATGCATGTGAACTTTGGTCGTCCCCTGTCAGTTAGGCATTTGTGTCAGGGCAAGATAAACCGCTGCCAGTACAACTTCATACCCAG AGATCTTCCTCAGAAGCCCAGTGCAGAGGCTCAGGCCTGTGTGAGCTGGCTGGCTCATCTGATTGTACGATTCCAAGAGGAGGGCTCTCTGATCAGCCCTTGGTCTCTGATGGCCTGCCTGTTGCTCCAGGCTCCTACCACAGTGTTAACAAAGGAGGGCCTGCCGTGGCATGAGCTCACAGAGAAAACCCTCTGGCTCAGGAGGCTGGCGCGGGACTTCGGGGCTCGCCTGAACTGGCCTG GACAAGTCCCTGACTCGGATGTGATGTCATCCACCGTGGCCCTTCATCGCTCCGTAGTTCACCGTAAAGCGGGACGTGTCTACCTGGTTCAGGAGGAAGAGCCAGCAAGGAGACGTCCAGTCAGCCCAGAGGAGGGTGTGATCAGGACAGCGGCGGCGATGCTGATGCTGGCTTCCTATAGGAATCAGTCGGTGCATGTTTTTGTGCGCCCCGCCATGCTCGCAACGGCCATACACGTCACAAACACCACACGGAGAG ACGAGCTCTTCACCTTCTTCTGCTTCCTACAGGACGTCTTCGCCAATGAGTTCATCTTCGTCCCCGGAAAGTCGTCTCAG GACTTTGAGGAGGCGTGCTCCCTCCTGAAGAAAAGTGGAGCAGTCCACGTCAGTCCACAGGAAGTGACTGTGCTACACACGGGGCTAGACGTGCTCTCCTTCCTGCGGGCGCTTCTACAACCCTTCATGGACTCGTATCAG GTGATGTTCGGGTACCTCTGTGAAGACGGGGTCCGTGTGCTCTCTGAGAAACAGTTCCTACCTGCTGTGCGAAACTTGGCTGCAAAGCTCATCCTCTCag GTCAGCTTCACACCTATGAAGCCCTTTCATCTGACACCCAAAAAAACGTTTTGTCGGCCCTGCGGAGACTTGAGACTGTGACAAAGTCGAAGGC GTCTGAACAGAGTGAATACAGAGTGAACAAAGCTGCTGTCAGAAGAATTGGAGACATACTCT CTGGGAAAATCCCTCCTCAGATGCTCCAGACTACACCTGACGCAAGACTTTAG
- the fam228a gene encoding protein FAM228A: MEAENQQVKEMLQPLLDTENGFVKELERFLSQRDVTELRRRELLHKRWTERVWFPLQRRVEEQASSCSRAEAKRRQSLYSHYLHHCNTKGFAFLETYDLKEYNPFLLSIKQPHHFKVIFM; the protein is encoded by the exons ATGGAGGCCGAGAATCAACAGGTGAAAGAAATGCTCCAGCCTTTACTGGATACAGAAAATGGTTTTGTGAAG gagctggagaggttTCTGAGCCAGCGGGATGTGactgagctgaggaggagagagctgctGCACAAGCGCTGGACTGAGCGTGTGTGGTTTCCCCTCCAGAGGAGAGTGGAGGAACAGGCGTCCAGCTGTAGCCGTGCGGAGGCCAAGAGGCGCCAGAGCTTATACAGTCACTACCTCCATCACTGCAACACCAAG GGCTTTGCGTTTCTAGAAACCTATGATCTAAAGGAATACAATCCATTTCTTCTCAGCATCAAACAGCCACACCACTTCAAGGTGATTTTTATGTGA